Genomic segment of Streptosporangium sp. NBC_01755:
TGTAAGGGCTCTGTAAGGCTTTGTGGTGCTACTGGAATGTCCGAGGCTGGATTGGGTCGTGTGCGACCTTCAGGATCGAATGGGGGCGATCTGGAGCACGATCTATTAACTGGAGCACGATCTATTAAGAGGGTCGATATTTACCAGCTATGGCCGCATCGATGGATTTAAGTAACAATATGACCAAATTTCATGTGTGACCCTGCCTGGCCGCGTGCCCGTACATGTTCTCCAGGGCCATTCGTAGCCGGGCGCGACCCTCGAAAGGTGGCCGCGGGTGAACCTGGGATCCCTGGAACGCGCGATCATGGACGTGCTGTGGGGCTGCAAGCAACCACTGCTGGTCCGCCAGGTGCAGGACATGCTGAACCAGGACGCGGAACGGAGCCTGGCCTACACCACGGTGCAGACCGTCGCCGAGCGTCTCGTCAGGAAGGGCCTGCTGGAGAGGGCACCCGTGCGTAACGCCTTCCGCTACACCGCCAGCCGTTCCCGGGACGAGCATGTGGCGGGGCTGATGCTCGCGGCCCTGGCGGGTAGCCCCGACCGGGCTCCCGTGCTCTCGCGGTTCGCGGAGGGAGTGGATCCGGACGACGCCCTGCGCCTGCTGCACGAACTGGCCCGGCGCGCGGGGGAGCAGGCGCACACCCCGGGCGCGGACGTGCCCCCGAGTTCCCTGACCTAGATCTCCGACCCCGAGTTCCCTGACCTGGATCTCTGCCCTGGATCTCCGGCCCCGAGTTCCCTGACCTGGATCCCCGCTCCCGCGCGGGAGTGGGGATCTCACCGGATGAGGCCCGGCGGTGCCGGGTACCAAGCCCGGAACCGCCGCAGGAGCGGGACTACAGACGCTCGACCACGTAGTCGACGCAGGTGGTCAGGGCCTCGACGTCGTCGGGGTCGACGGCCGGGAACATCGCCACGCGCAGCTGGTTGCGGCCGAGCTTGCGGTAGGGCTCGGTGTCGACGATGCCGTTGGCGCGCAGGATCTTGGCGATCGCGGCGGCGTCGACGTCATCGGAGAAGTCGATCGTGCCGACCACGTTGGAGCGGAACTCCGGACCTGCGAACGGGGTGGTGTAGGAGGTCTTCTCCGCCCAGGTGTAGAGGCGCCGGGCCGACTCGGCGGTGCGGGCGGTCGTCCAGGCCAGGCCGCCGTTGCCGTTCATCCACTCGATCTGCTCGGCGAGCAGGAAGAGCGTGGCGACCGACGGGGTGTTGTACGTCTGGTCCTTGGAGGAGTTGTCGACGGCCACCGGCAGGCTGAAGAAATCGGGGACGTAGCGCCCGCTTGAGGCGACCTCATCGACCCTGGCCAGCGCGGCCGGGGACATCAGGGCGATCCAGAGGCCGCCGTCGGAGGCGAAGCTCTTCTGCGGGGCGAAGTAGTAGACGTCGAACTCGCTCGCCTCGACCGGCAGGCCGCCGGCGCCGGAGGTGGCGTCGACGAGCACGAGCGAGCCCTCCTCGCCCACGCGCCTGATCGGCATCGCGACGCCGGTCGAGGTCTCGTTGTGGGTGAGCGCGTAGACGTCGACGCCCTCCTCCAGCCTGGCCTCGGGGTGGCTGCCGACCTCCGACTTGATCACGGTCGGGTCGCCCAGCCACGGGGCCTTGGCCGCCACGGAGGCGAACTTGGAGGAGAACTCGCCGAAGTTCAGGTGCTGCGACCTGTCACGGATCAGCCCGAAGGCGGCGATGTCCCAGAACGCGGTGGTGCCGCCGTTGCCCAGGACGACCTCGTACCCCTCAGGGAGGGAGAACAGCTCGGACAGCCCCGCGCGGACGCGCCCGACGAGCGACTTGACCGGCTTCTGGCGGTGCGAGGTGCCCAGGAGGCTGGAACCGGAGGCCGCGAGAGCCGAGAGCTGCTCGGGGCGCACCTTCGAGGGCCCGCAGCCGAAACGGCCGTCGGCGGGCTTGATGTCAGAGGGAATCACGATGTCAGCCACATGACCAGCCTACTGAGCCCGCAGATCGATCCAGGACGAGGTCCGGATTTTGAGACGAGACGTGGGATGGTTTTGGGCCTAGTGGGGTGATCACGGGGCGGGAACCCGGAAGGAGAGCGGGGCAGAGGGCCTCGAAGGGCCGGGAACGGCTGTCGCGCGAGACACCCACGCGACAGCCGTATGAGACGGGAACTCGGAAGGGTCAGAAGGAGTGGACGGCCTCGGTGGCGCCTGGGACGTCGTGGACCGAGCGCTGAGGGGGACCTACATAGTCGGCGCTGGGGCGGACAAGCCTGCCCGTGCGCTTCTGCTCCAGGATGTGGGCGGCCCAGCCCGCGGTGCGGGCGCAGGTGAACATCGAGGTGAACATGGATGAGGGAACCTGGGCGAAGTCCAGGATGACCGCGGCCCAGTACTCGACGTTGGTGGCGAGCACCCGGTCGGGCTTGCGGGCGTGCAGCTCCTCCAGCGCGGCCTTCTCCAGCGCCGCGGCGACCTCGTAACGCGGTGCGTCGAGTTCCTTGGCGGTGCGGCGGAGCACCCGTGCCCTGGGGTCCTCGGCACGGTAGACGCGATGACCGAAGCCCATGAGGCGCTGGCCCTTGTCGAGTTCCGACTGCACGTACTTCTTTGCGTCGCCGACCTGCTCGACGCCCTCGATCATGTGCAGCACGCGCGCGGGCGCACCGCCGTGAAGCGGCCCGGACATGGCGCCGACCGCACCGCTCAGCGCCGCGGCGACATCGGCTCCGGTGGAGGCGATGACCCGGGCGGTGAAGGTGGAGGCGTTCATGCCGTGCTCGGCGGCGGACGTCCAGTAGGCGTCGATGGCCTTGACGTGCCTGGGGTCGGGTTCGCCCTGCCAGCGGATCATGAACCGCTCGACGATGCTCTCGCCCTTGTCGACCTCGCTCTGGGGGACCATCGGCCTTCCCAGGCCGCGCGAGGACTGGGCGACGAAGCTCAGGGCCGTGACGCTGGCCTGCGCCAGGTTGGCGCGGGCCTCATCGTCGTCGATGTCGAGCAGCGGCTTGAAACCGTACGCGGGGGCCAGCATGGCCAGCGCACTCTGCACGTCGACGCGGATGTCACCTGAGTGGACAGGAATGGGGAAAGGCTCGGCCGGGGACAGACCCGGCTGGAACTTGTTGTCGACAAGCAGGCCCCACACGTGTCCGAAGGAGACACGGCCGACCAGCTCTTCGATGTCAACGCCCCGGTAGCGGAGGGCGCCCCCTTCTTTGTCCGGTTCCGCGATCTCCGTCTCGA
This window contains:
- a CDS encoding BlaI/MecI/CopY family transcriptional regulator, translating into MNLGSLERAIMDVLWGCKQPLLVRQVQDMLNQDAERSLAYTTVQTVAERLVRKGLLERAPVRNAFRYTASRSRDEHVAGLMLAALAGSPDRAPVLSRFAEGVDPDDALRLLHELARRAGEQAHTPGADVPPSSLT
- the serC gene encoding phosphoserine transaminase, whose amino-acid sequence is MADIVIPSDIKPADGRFGCGPSKVRPEQLSALAASGSSLLGTSHRQKPVKSLVGRVRAGLSELFSLPEGYEVVLGNGGTTAFWDIAAFGLIRDRSQHLNFGEFSSKFASVAAKAPWLGDPTVIKSEVGSHPEARLEEGVDVYALTHNETSTGVAMPIRRVGEEGSLVLVDATSGAGGLPVEASEFDVYYFAPQKSFASDGGLWIALMSPAALARVDEVASSGRYVPDFFSLPVAVDNSSKDQTYNTPSVATLFLLAEQIEWMNGNGGLAWTTARTAESARRLYTWAEKTSYTTPFAGPEFRSNVVGTIDFSDDVDAAAIAKILRANGIVDTEPYRKLGRNQLRVAMFPAVDPDDVEALTTCVDYVVERL
- a CDS encoding citrate synthase 2; amino-acid sequence: MSDFKPGLEGVVAFETEIAEPDKEGGALRYRGVDIEELVGRVSFGHVWGLLVDNKFQPGLSPAEPFPIPVHSGDIRVDVQSALAMLAPAYGFKPLLDIDDDEARANLAQASVTALSFVAQSSRGLGRPMVPQSEVDKGESIVERFMIRWQGEPDPRHVKAIDAYWTSAAEHGMNASTFTARVIASTGADVAAALSGAVGAMSGPLHGGAPARVLHMIEGVEQVGDAKKYVQSELDKGQRLMGFGHRVYRAEDPRARVLRRTAKELDAPRYEVAAALEKAALEELHARKPDRVLATNVEYWAAVILDFAQVPSSMFTSMFTCARTAGWAAHILEQKRTGRLVRPSADYVGPPQRSVHDVPGATEAVHSF